Proteins found in one Borreliella valaisiana VS116 genomic segment:
- the efp gene encoding elongation factor P produces the protein MAVVKSGEIEKGSFLLIKGTPHIVLEREFSKTGRGGAIVRLKLKNLKNKFVIRETLKGADTAEAIEIYEVSAQYLYKDKDVLVFMDLETYDQISLDLKESANFQDKVPFLQESEIYSLIMFDNVVIDIKLAPKIAFEVVEVEAAVKGDTVTNAMKNITLNTGLVIKAPLFINVGDKVLVNSETKEYAERIKS, from the coding sequence ATGGCGGTAGTGAAATCTGGTGAGATTGAAAAAGGTTCTTTTTTACTTATCAAGGGGACTCCCCACATTGTTCTTGAAAGAGAATTTTCAAAAACAGGTAGGGGAGGGGCAATAGTAAGGTTAAAGCTTAAGAACTTAAAAAACAAATTTGTCATTAGAGAAACTTTAAAAGGGGCAGATACTGCAGAAGCAATTGAAATTTATGAGGTTAGTGCTCAGTATTTATACAAAGACAAAGACGTTTTGGTTTTCATGGATTTAGAAACTTATGATCAGATTAGTTTAGACTTAAAGGAAAGTGCTAATTTCCAAGATAAGGTGCCTTTTTTGCAGGAGTCGGAAATATATTCTCTTATAATGTTTGACAATGTGGTTATTGATATTAAGTTGGCTCCAAAGATTGCTTTTGAAGTTGTAGAGGTTGAAGCAGCTGTTAAAGGCGATACTGTAACGAACGCAATGAAAAATATTACTCTTAATACAGGGCTTGTAATAAAAGCTCCACTTTTTATTAACGTTGGAGATAAGGTTTTAGTTAATTCTGAAACTAAAGAGTATGCAGAGCGGATTAAAAGTTAA
- a CDS encoding flagellar motor switch protein FliG, producing the protein MQDPRLSKYKKTKNLSKKTVEEVDTLSLNKNFSDSEIQGSMLKSWINLVRGNKNKAPVESKSNNINDLKPGFIRKESKVTKIAKYFLAIGLEKSAKIMSELDDSDIILITREISKISYIAPEEKDHIIKEFEELLRNEKRYVKVDDNFAYELLNKTLGKSKAKSIYKKVTGNDIFIPFDYLSQIEHEQLWALIKDENIKTLVILYNYLNKDQKKYVFSMLGEKDRREFVKDLAKPRQLSMETIEAISNKLKDRFKIQGSLKTDKLDGSKILVDILSYMDSNEEKSLLNKINMRDLNPVVDSEIREKIFDINVILRIMDNDLHNILREFTDKEIAIIIKDKTDEVRDKMLSNVSKRRKEIILDEEAFLGKISKKDLKTMTLSFINYIKNLTLKGDLVIYRKNEEFI; encoded by the coding sequence GCTTAAATCTTGGATAAATCTAGTTAGGGGCAATAAAAATAAAGCACCTGTTGAGTCTAAATCTAACAATATCAATGATTTAAAGCCAGGATTTATTCGCAAAGAGAGTAAGGTTACAAAGATTGCAAAATATTTTTTGGCTATTGGACTTGAAAAATCTGCAAAGATTATGTCTGAGCTTGATGATTCGGATATAATATTGATCACCAGAGAAATTTCAAAGATTAGTTATATTGCCCCAGAAGAAAAAGATCATATTATTAAAGAATTTGAAGAGTTGTTAAGAAATGAAAAAAGGTATGTTAAGGTTGATGATAACTTTGCTTATGAATTATTGAATAAAACTTTAGGAAAATCTAAAGCAAAATCAATTTATAAAAAAGTTACTGGCAATGATATTTTTATTCCTTTTGATTATTTATCTCAAATTGAGCATGAACAACTTTGGGCATTAATTAAAGATGAGAACATTAAAACGCTTGTTATATTATATAATTATTTAAATAAAGATCAAAAAAAGTATGTTTTTTCGATGCTAGGAGAAAAAGATAGGAGAGAATTTGTAAAAGATCTTGCTAAACCAAGACAATTGAGCATGGAGACAATAGAGGCAATTTCAAATAAGCTTAAAGATAGATTTAAGATACAAGGTAGTCTTAAGACAGACAAGCTTGATGGATCTAAGATACTTGTTGATATTTTAAGCTATATGGATTCTAATGAAGAGAAAAGTCTGCTTAATAAGATTAATATGCGAGATTTAAATCCTGTTGTGGACAGTGAAATTCGAGAAAAAATATTTGATATCAATGTAATATTGAGAATCATGGATAATGATCTGCATAATATTTTAAGAGAGTTTACAGACAAAGAGATTGCAATTATTATTAAAGATAAAACTGATGAGGTTAGAGATAAAATGCTTTCAAATGTTTCAAAAAGGCGTAAAGAAATTATTTTAGATGAAGAAGCTTTTTTAGGAAAAATAAGTAAAAAAGATTTAAAAACTATGACACTATCTTTTATTAATTATATTAAAAATTTAACTTTAAAAGGCGATTTAGTAATATATAGAAAAAATGAGGAATTTATTTAA
- a CDS encoding ZIP family metal transporter: MINSILDYLLTLHPVLLGLLGSIFTWFTTAFGAGAVFFFRKVDNKIMDAMLGFSAGIMIAASFFSLIQPAIERAEELGYITWIPAVFGFLVGAFFIYIVDVFVPDLDKLTFIDEDLTKHGKKDFLLFTAVTLHNFPEGLAVGVAFGALASNPDIQTLVGAMLLTLGIGIQNIPEGAAISLPLRRGNVSLIKCFNYGQMSGLVEIVGGLMGAYAVYSFTRILPFALAFSAGAMIYVSIEQLIPEAKRKDIDNKVPSIFGVIGFTLMMFLDVSLG; encoded by the coding sequence ATGATAAACTCAATTTTGGATTATTTGTTGACTTTGCATCCTGTACTATTAGGACTTTTAGGTTCTATTTTCACTTGGTTTACTACAGCTTTTGGAGCAGGAGCAGTTTTTTTCTTTAGGAAGGTAGATAATAAAATAATGGACGCTATGCTTGGTTTTTCAGCAGGTATTATGATAGCGGCCAGTTTTTTTTCTCTTATTCAGCCGGCTATAGAAAGAGCTGAAGAGCTTGGATACATTACTTGGATTCCAGCTGTTTTTGGATTTCTTGTTGGAGCATTTTTTATATATATTGTAGATGTATTTGTTCCAGATCTTGACAAACTTACTTTTATTGATGAAGATTTGACGAAGCACGGTAAAAAAGATTTTTTACTCTTTACTGCTGTTACTTTGCACAATTTTCCAGAAGGATTGGCTGTTGGAGTTGCTTTTGGAGCCTTGGCTTCTAATCCAGATATTCAAACTTTAGTTGGGGCCATGCTTCTTACGCTTGGCATTGGCATTCAAAATATCCCTGAAGGAGCAGCTATTTCTCTACCTTTAAGAAGAGGTAATGTTTCTTTGATAAAATGTTTTAATTATGGACAAATGTCGGGATTAGTTGAAATTGTAGGAGGCCTTATGGGTGCTTATGCGGTTTATTCTTTTACCCGAATTTTACCTTTTGCTTTAGCTTTCTCAGCAGGAGCTATGATTTATGTGTCAATTGAACAATTAATACCTGAAGCTAAGAGAAAAGACATTGATAATAAAGTTCCAAGTATATTTGGTGTTATTGGTTTTACATTAATGATGTTTCTTGATGTTTCATTAGGTTAA
- the pstC gene encoding phosphate ABC transporter permease subunit PstC, with product MHLSLKTKRKIIGIIFKSFILISAIVSSLSIMFLGAFILKTGITPFINNKIKIFNFLFSTNWDPTSNLQKSYGILSFIINSFLTTLFSILIALPIGLGFAIYLLEKAKGFYRKFLQTVIELLAGIPSVVYGFFGSTFIAALVKNIFQREDNLGYNLISSSLILSIMIVPTIISVCYSSLKAVPKSYKFASLALAATDWQTIYKITIPSASRGILAGTILAIGRAIGETVAVLMVGGGSPLFIKNVFSPIRTLTVNIAMDMGYASGAHREALFSTALVLLLFSIITNLLKNFILSSNKRLKQK from the coding sequence ATGCATCTAAGCTTAAAGACAAAAAGAAAGATAATTGGAATTATTTTCAAATCTTTTATTCTTATATCTGCAATAGTCAGCTCCCTATCAATAATGTTTTTAGGTGCGTTTATATTAAAAACTGGAATAACACCATTCATTAATAACAAAATTAAAATTTTCAACTTTTTATTTAGCACAAATTGGGATCCTACTAGTAATCTACAAAAATCTTACGGCATCTTATCATTCATTATTAATTCCTTTTTAACTACACTTTTTTCTATTTTAATCGCTTTGCCAATTGGATTGGGATTTGCAATATATCTGCTTGAAAAAGCAAAAGGATTTTATCGAAAATTTTTACAAACAGTAATAGAGCTTTTGGCAGGAATCCCTAGTGTGGTTTATGGATTTTTTGGAAGCACATTTATTGCCGCTTTAGTAAAAAACATTTTTCAAAGAGAAGACAATTTGGGATATAATTTAATAAGCTCATCACTCATATTAAGCATAATGATAGTTCCCACAATAATTAGCGTTTGCTATTCATCACTTAAAGCCGTTCCCAAATCATATAAATTTGCATCTCTTGCATTAGCAGCAACAGACTGGCAAACAATATATAAAATAACAATACCATCGGCTAGTCGAGGCATTTTGGCGGGAACAATATTAGCAATAGGAAGAGCTATTGGAGAAACAGTAGCGGTATTAATGGTCGGAGGGGGCTCTCCTCTTTTTATAAAAAATGTATTTTCTCCCATTAGAACGCTAACTGTAAATATTGCTATGGACATGGGATACGCCTCAGGAGCACACAGAGAAGCTCTTTTCTCTACAGCTCTAGTGTTATTGTTATTTTCAATAATTACAAATTTACTCAAAAATTTTATACTATCTTCAAATAAAAGGTTAAAGCAAAAGTGA
- the pstA gene encoding phosphate ABC transporter permease PstA, giving the protein MYNSLFYFKKKQTLFLNKTQSFVPFKTEDNKEIQIAFIVNKNINIDKISIEDIYNIYNNKISHWGSISDQGIDIIPIANSLDSISNKAILRTIIKNNEFNTRYIKIEPSTKKILQTINSTIGSISYLTKEEFESLNFKRYSNIKALKIKTMSVLISKKTLTKNENEIINTLGVDEIEKLIKGKEKWVNLISKDIELKIIKYFDQKEKIIQTIEKTEGSLAIVPWHYFQSIKAPFIKMHYFDKSSPLNLNFILSIPRDSGAYGGISYLILNTFYVILLTTAISICIGIGTGIMLAEYTSNKIFYKILSMSVDILSSIPAIIFGLFGLIFFVPVFGMGILSGAITSSLMILPMIVKTTEEAFKTIPKSYKYASFALGANKTETIIKIMVPAAIPGILTGIVLAIGRALGETAVLLFTMGTNLGLATNLNEPSRTLTVHLLMLFQEGHLDKGFGTASILVIMILIINLTSKFLINKLYRIK; this is encoded by the coding sequence TTGTACAACTCTTTATTTTATTTCAAAAAAAAACAAACTTTATTTTTAAACAAAACTCAAAGTTTTGTGCCATTTAAAACAGAAGACAACAAAGAAATACAAATTGCTTTTATTGTTAATAAAAATATAAATATAGATAAAATCTCAATAGAAGACATTTACAACATATATAACAATAAAATTTCACACTGGGGAAGCATTTCAGATCAAGGAATAGATATTATACCTATTGCCAATTCACTCGATAGTATATCTAACAAAGCTATTCTAAGAACAATAATCAAAAATAATGAATTTAATACAAGGTACATAAAAATTGAACCATCTACCAAAAAAATACTTCAGACCATAAATAGCACAATAGGTTCTATAAGTTATTTAACAAAAGAAGAATTCGAATCCCTAAATTTTAAGCGATATTCTAATATTAAAGCTTTAAAAATAAAAACTATGTCTGTACTAATAAGTAAAAAAACTTTAACAAAAAACGAAAATGAAATAATCAATACACTAGGTGTTGATGAAATTGAAAAACTTATTAAAGGTAAAGAAAAATGGGTTAATTTAATATCAAAAGATATTGAATTAAAAATAATAAAATATTTTGATCAAAAAGAAAAAATAATACAAACTATAGAAAAAACAGAAGGTTCACTAGCAATCGTACCTTGGCATTATTTTCAAAGTATTAAAGCGCCCTTTATTAAAATGCATTACTTTGATAAAAGTAGTCCTTTGAATTTAAATTTTATACTATCTATTCCAAGAGATTCTGGTGCATATGGCGGAATTTCTTACTTAATCTTAAATACTTTTTATGTAATATTACTAACAACTGCTATTTCAATATGCATTGGAATAGGGACTGGAATAATGCTTGCCGAATACACTTCTAACAAAATATTTTACAAAATACTATCTATGAGTGTTGACATACTGTCTTCAATTCCTGCAATAATTTTTGGACTTTTTGGACTAATATTTTTTGTGCCAGTTTTTGGAATGGGAATACTTTCAGGAGCAATAACAAGCTCTTTAATGATATTACCAATGATTGTTAAAACAACCGAAGAAGCATTTAAAACAATCCCAAAATCATACAAGTATGCTTCATTCGCATTAGGAGCAAACAAAACAGAAACTATAATTAAAATTATGGTTCCAGCAGCTATTCCTGGAATACTAACAGGAATAGTTCTTGCAATAGGAAGAGCTTTGGGAGAAACGGCTGTATTGCTTTTTACAATGGGAACAAATTTGGGACTTGCAACAAATTTAAATGAACCATCAAGAACATTAACTGTACACTTACTAATGTTATTTCAAGAAGGACACCTGGATAAGGGATTTGGAACGGCTTCAATACTTGTAATAATGATACTCATAATAAATTTAACATCAAAATTTTTAATAAACAAATTATATAGGATTAAATAA
- a CDS encoding alanine--tRNA ligase produces MTLEKLRKKYIDFFKSKKHFEIMGKSLVPENDPTVLFNTAGMQPLIPYLLGEVHPSGDMLVNVQKCLRTGDIDEVGDLTHLTFFEMLGNWSLGAYFKEYSVRCSFEFLTSSDYLNIPKDSLYVSVFEGDQEIPRDTETAKVWESLGISKDRIYYLSKDHNFWGPVGSKGPCGPDTEIYVDTGKIKCSLDCNITCSCGKYFEIWNNVFMQYNKDENGNYIELDRKCVDTGMGLERTVAFLQGKSSVYDTDAFIPIIKRIEFISGKIYGQKEDDDRCIRIISDHVKAACFILADSSVVFPSNLGQGYVLRRLIRRSIRYAKKLGIKSHFLADLVDSVETIYRSFYDELTEKKDFIKKELSTEEEKFFKTLFQGEQEFIKITRNLPSKTIPGNIVFKLYDTYGFPYEVTEELAFEYGFNIDKLGFDEYFKNHQKISKKGGDKVFKGGLADYTYETTKLHTATHLLHKALQLVLGDHVRQKGSNITAERLRFDFVHSEKMTDDEIKKVEDIVNLQIKNSLSVKKSIMELSEARERGAIALFGEKYDNLVSVYEIDGFSLEVCGGPHVENTNELGTFKIQKEQSSSSGIRRIKAILIDK; encoded by the coding sequence ATGACACTTGAAAAGTTACGTAAAAAATATATTGATTTTTTTAAATCAAAAAAACATTTTGAAATAATGGGTAAATCATTGGTTCCTGAAAATGATCCTACAGTTCTTTTCAATACAGCTGGCATGCAGCCCCTTATTCCTTATCTTCTTGGAGAAGTACATCCATCAGGAGATATGCTTGTCAATGTTCAAAAATGCTTGAGAACAGGAGACATTGATGAGGTTGGAGATTTAACCCATTTAACCTTTTTTGAAATGCTTGGAAATTGGTCCCTTGGAGCTTATTTTAAAGAGTATTCTGTAAGGTGTAGTTTTGAATTTTTGACGTCTTCTGATTATTTGAATATTCCAAAAGATAGCCTTTATGTGAGCGTTTTTGAAGGCGATCAAGAGATTCCTCGTGATACAGAAACGGCTAAAGTTTGGGAAAGTTTGGGTATTTCTAAAGATAGAATATATTATCTTTCTAAGGATCATAATTTTTGGGGACCTGTTGGATCTAAAGGTCCTTGTGGGCCAGATACTGAAATATATGTGGATACCGGAAAGATTAAGTGTTCTCTTGATTGCAATATTACGTGTTCTTGTGGCAAATATTTTGAAATCTGGAATAATGTTTTTATGCAATACAATAAAGATGAAAATGGTAATTACATAGAATTGGATCGAAAATGTGTCGATACGGGAATGGGCCTTGAGAGGACAGTTGCTTTCTTGCAGGGCAAATCTTCAGTTTATGATACAGACGCATTTATACCTATAATAAAGAGAATAGAATTTATTTCTGGTAAAATTTATGGACAAAAAGAAGACGATGATAGATGTATCAGAATAATTTCTGATCATGTTAAAGCGGCTTGCTTTATCCTTGCTGACAGTTCTGTTGTTTTTCCCTCTAATTTGGGCCAAGGATATGTTTTAAGAAGATTAATAAGGCGATCGATTAGATATGCAAAGAAGCTTGGAATAAAATCTCATTTTTTAGCTGATCTTGTTGATTCTGTAGAGACTATTTATAGATCTTTTTATGATGAATTAACAGAAAAAAAAGATTTTATCAAAAAAGAGTTGAGCACAGAAGAAGAAAAGTTTTTTAAAACTTTATTTCAAGGTGAGCAAGAATTTATTAAAATAACACGAAATTTACCTTCCAAGACTATTCCTGGTAATATTGTTTTTAAACTTTACGATACTTATGGTTTTCCATACGAAGTAACAGAAGAGCTTGCTTTTGAATATGGCTTTAATATTGATAAGTTAGGTTTTGATGAGTATTTTAAAAATCATCAAAAAATTTCAAAGAAAGGGGGTGACAAAGTCTTTAAAGGAGGGCTTGCTGATTATACTTATGAGACCACTAAGTTGCATACAGCGACGCATTTGCTTCATAAGGCACTTCAATTAGTACTAGGTGATCATGTTAGACAAAAAGGAAGCAATATTACTGCTGAGCGATTAAGGTTTGATTTTGTTCATTCTGAAAAGATGACAGATGATGAGATAAAAAAAGTTGAAGACATTGTTAATTTGCAGATAAAAAATTCTTTATCTGTAAAAAAATCTATAATGGAATTAAGTGAAGCTCGAGAAAGAGGTGCTATAGCTCTTTTTGGAGAAAAATATGATAATTTGGTGAGCGTTTACGAGATAGATGGATTTTCACTTGAAGTTTGCGGAGGCCCTCATGTAGAGAATACCAATGAACTTGGTACTTTTAAAATACAAAAAGAACAATCCTCATCTTCGGGTATAAGAAGAATAAAAGCTATTTTGATTGATAAGTAA
- the pstB gene encoding phosphate ABC transporter ATP-binding protein PstB yields the protein MVKEKDKPKNEIIIETKNLNLFYTDFKALNKINIKILKNSITALIGPSGCGKSTFLRTLNRMNDLVEGIKIEGNVIYEGKNIYSNNFDVLELRRKIGMVFQTPNPFLMSIYDNISYGPKIHGTKDKKTLDEIVEQSLIKSALWNEVKDKLNTNALSLSGGQQQRLCIARTLAIEPNVILMDEPTSALDPISTGKIEELIINLKESYTIIIVTHNMQQAGRISDRTAFFLNGCIEEESPTDELFFNPKNTKTEEYISGKFG from the coding sequence GTGGTAAAAGAAAAAGATAAACCAAAAAATGAAATTATAATAGAAACAAAAAATCTAAATTTATTTTATACAGACTTTAAGGCTTTAAATAAAATAAATATCAAAATACTAAAAAATAGCATTACCGCTTTAATAGGCCCATCTGGCTGCGGTAAATCAACATTCTTAAGAACTCTCAACAGAATGAATGACCTTGTTGAAGGCATTAAAATAGAAGGCAATGTAATATATGAGGGGAAAAACATTTATTCAAATAATTTCGATGTCCTAGAGCTTAGAAGAAAAATAGGAATGGTATTTCAAACTCCTAATCCATTTTTAATGTCTATCTACGATAATATAAGCTATGGCCCGAAAATTCACGGAACAAAAGATAAAAAAACATTAGATGAAATAGTAGAACAATCACTAATAAAATCTGCACTCTGGAACGAGGTCAAAGACAAACTTAATACAAATGCCTTAAGCCTCTCAGGGGGTCAACAACAAAGACTCTGCATTGCAAGAACTCTTGCAATAGAACCAAATGTAATATTAATGGATGAACCTACTTCTGCACTCGATCCAATATCAACAGGAAAAATTGAAGAACTAATAATAAACTTAAAAGAAAGTTACACAATAATCATTGTAACTCACAATATGCAACAAGCCGGTAGAATATCTGACAGAACTGCATTTTTCCTTAATGGATGCATTGAAGAAGAAAGTCCAACTGATGAACTATTCTTCAATCCTAAAAATACTAAAACTGAAGAATATATCAGTGGAAAATTTGGATAA
- a CDS encoding extracellular solute-binding protein — protein sequence MKKFVILIFMLSTSLLYNCKNQDNEKIVSIGGSTTVSPILDEMILRYNKIKNNTKVTYDAQGSSVGINGLFNKIYKIAISSRDLTQEEIEQGAKETVFAYDALIFITSPEIKITNITEENLAKILNGKIQNWKQVGGPDAKINFINRDSSSGSYSSIKDLLLNKIFKTHKESQFRQDGIVVKSNGEVIEKTSLTPHSIGYIGLGYAKNSIEKGLNILSINSTYPTKETINSNKYTIKRNLIIVTNNKYEDKSVTQFIDFMTSSTGQDIVEEQGFLGIQT from the coding sequence ATGAAAAAATTTGTTATCTTAATTTTTATGCTATCAACAAGTTTATTATACAACTGTAAAAATCAAGACAATGAAAAAATTGTATCAATTGGGGGATCTACAACTGTAAGTCCAATACTAGACGAAATGATTTTAAGATACAATAAAATAAAAAATAATACTAAAGTAACATACGATGCACAAGGAAGTAGTGTTGGCATAAACGGGCTATTTAACAAAATATATAAAATAGCAATATCATCAAGAGATTTGACACAAGAAGAAATTGAACAAGGGGCAAAAGAAACTGTATTCGCTTATGATGCTTTGATTTTCATCACAAGTCCTGAAATAAAAATTACAAATATTACAGAAGAAAATTTAGCTAAAATATTAAATGGAAAAATTCAAAATTGGAAACAAGTGGGAGGTCCTGATGCTAAAATCAACTTCATTAATCGAGATTCTTCCTCTGGTTCTTATTCGTCTATAAAAGACCTACTTCTTAATAAAATATTTAAAACTCACAAAGAATCTCAATTTAGACAAGACGGAATAGTAGTAAAATCTAATGGAGAAGTAATTGAAAAAACAAGCCTTACTCCACACTCAATAGGATATATAGGTCTTGGATACGCAAAAAATTCAATAGAAAAAGGTTTAAATATACTTTCTATAAACAGCACATACCCTACAAAAGAAACAATAAATAGCAATAAATACACCATTAAAAGAAATTTAATAATAGTTACAAATAATAAATACGAGGATAAAAGCGTAACTCAATTTATTGATTTTATGACAAGCTCAACCGGACAAGATATCGTTGAAGAACAAGGTTTTTTAGGGATACAAACATAA